GGCCTGCGCGGCGTGGTGCCGCGCTTTGCGAACATCCGCTACACCGGCTTCGATCCCTACGGCGACCCGATCGATCGCATGGCCAGCGGGTTCCATGCGCGCGTGGTGCAGCACGAGGTCGATCACCTGCTGGGCAAGCTTTATCCGATGCGGGTGCGCGATTTCTCCCGGTTCGGCTACACCGAGGTCCTGTTTCCAGGCCTCGACGCGAACGAGGACGACTGACGCAAAACGGCCGGCCCTCCCGCCGGCCGCACGATCTCAGTTGTACCTTCCGCCCAGGCCGAAGCGGCCGCCGCCGAACAGGCTGATGGCCAGCGCGGCGAACAGGTACATGCCCTGCAGCTCGAGCGCCCAGCCACCTTGGCTGTTGAGCGCCCCAAGGTCCTTGAAGTGCGCGAGCCAGATCGCCACCACCATGTTGATCGCGATGATCAGCGCCGCGGGCCGGGTGAACAGTCCAACGATCAGGAGCACCGGCGCAAGAATCTCGCCGACGTAGACCAGGTAGGCGGTGGCGGCTGGCAAGCCATGGGATGCCAGCATGCCGCCG
The Variovorax sp. OAS795 genome window above contains:
- a CDS encoding DoxX family protein, with the translated sequence MTKSDDTGKLVLRVALGILILLHGIAKVGKGVDGIGGMLASHGLPAATAYLVYVGEILAPVLLIVGLFTRPAALIIAINMVVAIWLAHFKDLGALNSQGGWALELQGMYLFAALAISLFGGGRFGLGGRYN